The following are from one region of the Haloactinomyces albus genome:
- the ygfZ gene encoding CAF17-like 4Fe-4S cluster assembly/insertion protein YgfZ has product MNSPLLELPGAVAAPEDSVDSGVPWHFGDPFSEQRSATRSAVVMDRSHREVITVTGEERLSWLHLVLSQHLTELDEDHGTEALVLDSQGRIDSHMLVAQHDGAVYLDTDAGAQASSALPSMGVDGRQSLVEYLDAMRFWSKVEVREATDLAVLTVIGPEAVTILEKAGVSAVPSEPYGVAGLPGGGIIRYLPFRGLFTADLLIPRTSLVDWWTLLTDSGARPAGTLAYEALRVEALRPRVGFDTDERAIPHELGWIHVAAHVAKGCYRGQETVAKVHNVGQPPRRLLLLHLDGSVEIRPEAGDPVWHGDRKVGRVGSVVLHHELGPVALALLKRSAPVDVELMAGDSEQERAVAAAVDPDSVPPDTGEPPGRIAAQRVRGR; this is encoded by the coding sequence ATGAATTCACCACTGCTCGAACTACCGGGCGCGGTCGCCGCCCCGGAGGATTCCGTGGACTCCGGAGTGCCGTGGCACTTCGGTGATCCGTTCTCCGAGCAGCGCTCGGCGACCCGGTCGGCGGTGGTCATGGATCGGTCACACCGCGAAGTGATCACGGTAACAGGTGAAGAGCGGCTGAGCTGGCTGCACCTCGTGCTGTCGCAGCACCTGACCGAACTCGACGAGGATCACGGCACCGAAGCGCTGGTACTGGACAGTCAGGGCCGCATCGACAGTCACATGCTCGTGGCTCAGCACGATGGTGCCGTCTACCTGGACACCGACGCGGGTGCGCAGGCCAGTAGTGCCCTGCCGAGCATGGGCGTCGACGGCAGGCAGTCGCTGGTGGAATACCTCGATGCCATGCGCTTCTGGTCGAAGGTGGAAGTACGGGAGGCCACCGATCTCGCCGTACTCACCGTCATCGGCCCCGAGGCCGTGACGATCCTGGAGAAGGCCGGCGTGTCCGCCGTTCCGTCGGAACCTTACGGGGTGGCGGGCCTGCCCGGCGGCGGCATCATCCGATACCTGCCGTTCCGCGGCCTGTTCACCGCCGACCTGCTGATACCACGCACCTCACTGGTCGACTGGTGGACACTGCTGACCGACTCCGGCGCGCGTCCCGCGGGCACGCTGGCCTACGAGGCACTGCGAGTGGAAGCACTGCGGCCCCGGGTCGGGTTCGACACCGACGAGCGTGCCATTCCGCACGAGCTCGGCTGGATTCATGTCGCCGCACACGTGGCCAAGGGCTGCTACCGGGGTCAGGAAACCGTGGCCAAGGTGCACAACGTAGGCCAACCCCCGCGCCGGTTGTTGCTGCTGCACCTGGACGGATCGGTCGAGATCCGACCGGAGGCCGGCGACCCGGTATGGCACGGGGATCGCAAGGTCGGGCGTGTGGGCAGTGTCGTGCTGCACCACGAACTGGGTCCGGTGGCATTGGCTCTGCTCAAGCGCAGCGCGCCGGTCGACGTGGAGCTCATGGCGGGGGATTCCGAGCAGGAGCGCGCCGTCGCGGCGGCGGTGGATCCCGATTCGGTGCCGCCGGACACCGGTGAGCCGCCGGGCAGGATCGCCGCTCAGCGCGTGCGCGGGCGTTAG
- a CDS encoding Fur family transcriptional regulator, with translation MRMTPQRQLVLDAVRELEHATPEQVCRQIQHTTPTVNITTVYRALDLLEELGLVRHTHLGHGAPTYSVEEHEHVHLVCHRCGRIDEVACDMLDGLAGDLLEQCGFTLDATHLALSGTCRNCRDADTVANPSASANGKEPR, from the coding sequence ATGCGAATGACTCCGCAACGACAACTGGTGCTGGATGCGGTACGGGAACTGGAGCACGCGACGCCGGAGCAGGTGTGCCGCCAAATTCAGCACACGACCCCCACGGTCAACATCACGACCGTGTACCGAGCCTTGGACCTGCTGGAGGAACTGGGTCTGGTCCGCCACACCCACCTCGGGCACGGTGCTCCGACGTACTCCGTGGAGGAACACGAGCACGTACACCTCGTGTGCCACCGCTGCGGCAGGATCGACGAGGTCGCGTGCGACATGCTCGACGGACTCGCCGGAGACCTCCTCGAGCAGTGCGGCTTCACACTCGACGCCACCCACCTCGCATTGTCCGGTACCTGCCGGAACTGTCGCGATGCCGACACCGTCGCCAACCCCTCTGCCAGCGCAAACGGCAAGGAGCCGAGATGA
- a CDS encoding winged helix-turn-helix transcriptional regulator: protein MSSELLFLTTDEDCTAGLPALALLPHRVRVLQPDPSAMLGAGPHDAVFVDARTDLAGARDLCRLLSASDSSAPVVAIVNEGGLVAVNTQWGVDDILLPTAGPAEVDARLRLLLSRNRSEGATDGGSLTVGDLAIEEATYTARLKGRALELTYKEFELLKYLAQHAGRVFTRVQLLQEVWGYDFFGGTRTVDVHIRRLRAKLGPEYDAMIGTVRNVGYKFVAPARGGQPRSSLKAPADEAAPRTNTDNFARN from the coding sequence ATGAGCTCCGAGCTGCTGTTTTTGACCACCGACGAGGACTGCACCGCCGGGCTGCCCGCATTGGCCCTGCTGCCGCACCGGGTGCGTGTGCTCCAGCCGGATCCGTCGGCGATGCTCGGCGCGGGCCCGCACGATGCGGTCTTCGTCGACGCCCGCACCGACCTGGCCGGGGCCCGTGATCTGTGCCGCCTGCTGTCGGCGAGTGACTCCAGCGCACCGGTGGTTGCGATCGTCAACGAAGGCGGTCTCGTCGCGGTGAACACGCAATGGGGTGTGGACGACATCCTGCTGCCCACGGCCGGTCCCGCCGAGGTGGACGCCAGGCTGCGGCTGCTGCTGTCGCGCAACCGCTCCGAGGGGGCGACCGACGGTGGCTCCCTGACCGTGGGTGATCTCGCGATCGAGGAGGCGACCTACACCGCCCGGCTGAAGGGGCGTGCGCTGGAACTCACCTACAAGGAGTTCGAGCTGCTGAAGTACCTCGCGCAGCATGCGGGGCGGGTGTTCACCCGCGTGCAGTTGCTTCAGGAGGTGTGGGGCTACGACTTCTTCGGTGGCACTCGCACGGTCGACGTGCACATCCGTCGCCTGCGCGCCAAGCTCGGTCCGGAGTACGACGCCATGATCGGAACCGTGCGCAATGTCGGCTACAAGTTCGTGGCCCCCGCACGCGGTGGGCAGCCGCGCTCCTCGTTGAAGGCCCCCGCCGACGAAGCCGCCCCGCGGACGAATACGGACAATTTCGCGCGGAATTGA
- a CDS encoding TlpA family protein disulfide reductase: MTPGLWALLAAVAIALCLGLMWRARQGRIRVRNKSTPADVEESVFDQLPEGLRRHLTEAADGDARVTLLQLSTTFCAPCRHTRVLLAHFAERTEGVRHVEVDLTHHPEWATPLGVHTTPTTLAFDDSGRELFRVGGVPRRDELTRTLRSHLG; this comes from the coding sequence GTGACGCCCGGCTTGTGGGCCTTACTGGCAGCCGTGGCCATCGCGCTGTGCCTCGGCCTGATGTGGCGCGCTCGGCAGGGCAGGATCCGGGTGCGGAACAAGAGCACTCCCGCCGATGTTGAGGAATCCGTGTTCGACCAGCTTCCCGAAGGACTTCGCAGACACCTCACCGAGGCAGCCGACGGCGACGCGCGGGTAACGCTACTGCAGCTGTCCACCACCTTCTGTGCTCCGTGCCGCCACACGCGGGTCCTGCTGGCACATTTCGCCGAACGCACCGAGGGGGTCCGACATGTCGAAGTGGATCTCACGCACCACCCCGAGTGGGCCACGCCGCTGGGCGTGCACACCACCCCCACCACGCTGGCGTTCGACGACAGCGGCCGGGAACTCTTCCGTGTCGGCGGTGTCCCACGCCGTGACGAACTGACCCGGACGCTGCGTTCCCACCTGGGGTGA
- a CDS encoding DUF4395 domain-containing protein, protein MPAETLDPRGIRFTAWITSGILALGLVTGSWRVLAAQTALFALCAFIGLKLNPWGYLYRQTVEPRLGAAPEAEREAPAPVRFSQGVGFVFALVATAGYAAGWTTLGVVANALALIAALLNAAFGYCLGCQMYLVIRRFAPAASDVR, encoded by the coding sequence ATGCCCGCCGAAACACTCGACCCCCGTGGTATTCGCTTCACCGCATGGATAACCAGCGGGATTCTCGCTCTGGGACTGGTCACGGGCAGCTGGCGCGTCCTGGCCGCGCAGACCGCACTGTTCGCTCTGTGCGCCTTCATCGGGTTGAAGTTGAACCCGTGGGGGTACCTCTACCGGCAGACAGTGGAGCCGCGTCTGGGGGCCGCCCCCGAAGCGGAACGGGAAGCGCCCGCTCCGGTGCGTTTCTCGCAAGGGGTCGGGTTCGTCTTCGCGCTGGTGGCCACGGCCGGATACGCAGCCGGGTGGACCACGCTCGGGGTCGTGGCCAATGCGCTCGCGCTGATCGCCGCCCTGCTCAATGCCGCGTTCGGCTATTGCCTGGGCTGCCAGATGTACCTGGTGATCCGGCGGTTTGCCCCCGCCGCATCCGACGTTCGATGA
- a CDS encoding putative leader peptide produces the protein MHVLLTRRRAVDLCRVGSSLCCRH, from the coding sequence GTGCATGTACTGCTGACCCGAAGGCGCGCGGTGGATCTGTGCCGCGTGGGTAGCAGCCTGTGTTGCAGGCACTGA
- a CDS encoding sulfurtransferase, which produces MSRDEVLVSTDWAEQNLNTDGVVFAEVDEDTTAYDNGHIPGAVKLDWRNELQDHVRRDFVDRVGFGELLSAKGIGNDDTVILYGGNNNWFAAYAYWYFKLYGHSDVRLLNGGRKKWELDGRELTKDEPNRPATKYVAQEPDQSIRAFRDEVVDAINSQNLVDVRSPDEFSGKLVAPAHLPQEAAQRAGHIPSAINVPWSKAANEDGTFKSDDELRKIYGEAGLDDSKDTIAYCRIGERSSHTWFVLRELLGHSNVKNYDGSWTEYGSLVGVPIENPSEQQGA; this is translated from the coding sequence ATGAGCCGTGACGAGGTCCTGGTCTCCACCGACTGGGCCGAGCAGAATCTGAACACCGACGGTGTGGTGTTCGCCGAGGTGGACGAGGACACCACCGCCTACGACAACGGCCACATTCCGGGCGCCGTCAAGCTGGACTGGCGCAACGAGCTGCAGGACCACGTGCGCCGTGACTTCGTCGACCGGGTCGGGTTCGGCGAACTGCTGTCGGCCAAGGGCATCGGCAACGACGACACCGTGATCCTCTACGGCGGTAACAACAACTGGTTCGCCGCCTACGCCTACTGGTACTTCAAGCTCTACGGCCACTCCGACGTGCGGCTGCTCAACGGCGGCCGCAAGAAGTGGGAACTCGACGGCCGGGAACTGACCAAGGACGAGCCGAACCGCCCGGCGACGAAGTACGTGGCCCAGGAGCCGGACCAATCGATCCGTGCCTTCCGGGACGAGGTCGTCGACGCGATCAACAGCCAGAACCTCGTCGACGTCCGCTCACCCGACGAGTTCTCCGGCAAGCTGGTGGCCCCGGCGCACCTGCCGCAGGAGGCCGCGCAGCGGGCGGGCCACATCCCCTCGGCGATCAACGTGCCGTGGAGCAAGGCCGCCAACGAGGACGGCACCTTCAAGTCCGACGACGAGCTGCGCAAGATCTACGGCGAGGCCGGGCTGGACGACTCGAAGGACACCATCGCCTATTGCCGGATCGGCGAGCGTTCCTCGCACACCTGGTTCGTGCTGCGCGAGCTGCTCGGCCACAGCAACGTGAAGAACTACGACGGCTCGTGGACCGAGTACGGCTCGCTCGTGGGCGTGCCGATCGAAAACCCGAGTGAGCAGCAAGGAGCCTGA
- a CDS encoding LmeA family phospholipid-binding protein yields MKRTFPVKKLAITLVVVFGLLIAADFGTAAVAEYQVSQKMRTRLDLDKSPAVRINGFPFLTQAIAGDFRNVRIRAKGVQVGEFSEVGVQANLHHAEVATSKVLAGTAERITVDKIVGRIRLKASDIGRFIGVNDLNITPAPKNALDEAGRDSSGGTSGDSGRGAGSGESGDSSGDSDGRRKAVIKLDGTVNIAGTDNHVQVIAILSLVDEKLRIAPRKLELDNSAFGPIPLPDVFEKSVLKRFTTTLDPGKLPFTVTPTAVRAERGALIVEGTTRNVTIDATGLSTS; encoded by the coding sequence GTGAAACGGACCTTCCCGGTGAAGAAGCTCGCCATCACCCTCGTGGTCGTGTTCGGCCTCCTGATCGCGGCCGACTTCGGCACCGCGGCCGTCGCCGAGTATCAGGTGTCGCAGAAAATGCGCACTCGGCTCGACCTGGACAAATCCCCCGCCGTACGGATCAACGGGTTCCCGTTTCTCACTCAGGCCATCGCAGGCGACTTCCGTAACGTGCGGATCCGCGCGAAGGGAGTTCAGGTCGGCGAGTTCAGCGAGGTCGGTGTACAGGCCAACCTGCATCACGCCGAAGTCGCCACGTCCAAGGTCCTGGCGGGCACCGCCGAACGAATCACCGTCGACAAGATCGTCGGTCGGATCCGGTTGAAGGCTTCCGACATCGGTCGATTCATCGGTGTCAACGACCTGAACATCACCCCGGCACCGAAGAACGCGCTCGACGAAGCCGGCCGGGACTCCTCCGGAGGCACCTCCGGAGATTCGGGCCGGGGAGCGGGCTCGGGAGAATCCGGTGATTCGTCCGGCGATTCCGATGGTCGGCGCAAAGCCGTCATCAAACTGGACGGCACGGTCAACATCGCAGGCACCGACAACCACGTGCAGGTGATCGCGATCCTGTCCCTGGTGGACGAGAAACTGCGTATCGCCCCACGGAAGCTGGAACTCGACAACAGCGCTTTCGGTCCGATCCCGCTCCCGGACGTCTTCGAGAAGTCGGTGCTCAAGCGGTTCACCACCACCCTCGACCCCGGCAAGCTGCCATTCACCGTGACCCCCACGGCCGTCCGTGCCGAGCGGGGGGCGCTCATCGTCGAGGGCACCACGAGAAATGTCACGATCGATGCCACAGGGTTGAGTACCTCGTGA
- a CDS encoding FABP family protein: protein MTATPNQPEGGPEPGSGDAAVRAAAERAEKTRGRNIPTFDDLPGVGDTANLRLGPELNDACLALLPLVGVWRGEGEAKHPSLSESYRFLQQVTFAHDGRPFLFYESRAWKLDGEGGNIVEPAFREAGWWRPQPDDTIELLLTHSTGVAEMFFGRPKNQTTWELSTDAVLRTPTAEDVTAASRLYGVVEGSLAYVEERATSEHEMQPRLSAKLERVVG from the coding sequence ATGACTGCGACGCCCAACCAGCCGGAAGGCGGACCCGAGCCCGGTAGCGGTGACGCGGCGGTGCGCGCCGCCGCCGAACGCGCCGAGAAGACCCGGGGACGCAATATCCCCACGTTCGACGACCTGCCCGGTGTCGGCGACACCGCCAATCTGCGGCTCGGCCCGGAGCTCAACGACGCCTGCCTCGCGTTACTGCCGCTGGTCGGTGTGTGGCGAGGTGAGGGCGAGGCCAAGCACCCTTCGCTGAGCGAGTCGTACCGCTTTCTGCAACAGGTCACCTTCGCCCACGACGGTCGGCCGTTCCTGTTCTACGAGAGCCGTGCGTGGAAGCTCGACGGCGAGGGCGGCAATATCGTGGAGCCGGCCTTCCGCGAAGCCGGTTGGTGGCGCCCCCAGCCGGACGACACCATCGAGCTGCTGCTCACGCATTCCACGGGGGTCGCCGAGATGTTCTTCGGCAGGCCGAAGAACCAGACCACCTGGGAACTGTCGACCGATGCCGTGCTGCGCACACCCACCGCCGAGGATGTGACCGCCGCGAGCCGTCTCTACGGTGTCGTGGAAGGCTCGCTGGCTTACGTCGAGGAGCGTGCGACCTCCGAGCACGAGATGCAGCCGCGGTTGTCGGCGAAGCTGGAGCGCGTGGTCGGCTGA
- a CDS encoding aminodeoxychorismate lyase translates to MRVLALLDGTLVDPEVPLLYADDPGVQRGDGIFETILVVERHPRELGPHLDRLERSARLMDLPLPERAGWQRAVQAVIDAWPWHTAPEMVLKLVCTRGADDSEQAPTGFAMGSEVSAGILRKRAEGVSAVTLERGYDPQLKDRAPWLLLSAKTLSYAVNMAALREADRRGADEVVFTATDGSVLEGPTSNVVLARGRTLLTTPPDSGILAGTTQAALFRAAEQAGWQARVESFPATELFHADGVWLVSSIRLISQVHTLDGIRLKADADLHTELTGLYESQY, encoded by the coding sequence ATGCGCGTACTGGCTCTGCTCGACGGGACCCTGGTCGATCCGGAAGTGCCGTTGCTGTATGCCGATGATCCGGGTGTTCAGCGAGGCGACGGGATCTTCGAGACCATCCTGGTGGTCGAACGGCATCCTCGTGAACTCGGCCCGCATCTCGACCGCCTCGAACGGTCCGCCCGCCTGATGGATCTGCCCTTGCCCGAGCGGGCGGGCTGGCAGCGCGCGGTGCAGGCGGTGATCGATGCCTGGCCGTGGCACACCGCCCCCGAAATGGTGCTCAAACTCGTCTGCACGCGTGGTGCGGACGACAGTGAGCAGGCCCCGACCGGTTTCGCAATGGGGAGTGAGGTTTCGGCCGGAATACTGCGCAAGCGTGCCGAGGGAGTTTCGGCGGTCACGCTCGAACGCGGTTACGATCCGCAGTTGAAGGATCGTGCTCCCTGGCTGCTGTTGTCGGCGAAGACGCTGTCGTACGCGGTGAACATGGCTGCCCTGCGGGAAGCCGACAGACGTGGGGCGGACGAGGTCGTCTTCACCGCTACCGATGGTTCGGTGCTGGAGGGGCCGACCTCCAACGTCGTTCTCGCCCGGGGACGCACCCTGCTGACCACGCCGCCCGATTCGGGCATCCTGGCGGGCACCACCCAGGCAGCGTTGTTCCGTGCGGCCGAGCAGGCGGGTTGGCAGGCCCGGGTGGAATCGTTCCCGGCTACCGAGCTGTTCCATGCCGACGGCGTGTGGCTGGTCTCCAGCATCCGGTTGATCAGCCAGGTGCACACGCTGGACGGAATCCGGTTGAAGGCGGACGCCGACCTGCACACCGAGCTCACCGGGCTCTACGAGTCGCAGTACTGA
- a CDS encoding DUF1416 domain-containing protein, with translation MSNGCGAPAQTATDHSESTDQVILAGKVRSGEQPIGSAFVRLLDSSGEFTAEVVSSTEGDFRFYAGEGAWTVRALHRDGSGQSDVSASGPGVHPVDIAVA, from the coding sequence ATGAGCAATGGATGCGGAGCACCCGCGCAGACGGCGACCGACCACTCGGAGAGCACCGACCAGGTGATCCTCGCGGGCAAGGTGCGTTCCGGTGAGCAGCCGATCGGCAGCGCATTCGTCCGACTGCTGGATTCGTCCGGGGAGTTCACCGCCGAGGTGGTCTCCTCCACCGAGGGCGACTTCCGGTTCTATGCCGGTGAGGGAGCGTGGACCGTACGCGCGCTGCACCGTGACGGCAGCGGCCAGTCCGACGTGTCCGCCTCCGGGCCGGGCGTACATCCGGTGGATATCGCTGTCGCCTGA